AAGCACTCTTGCTCCTAATGGTGGCGGAAGAGGGATGGAGCGATGGCCGATGACTCCCTTTGTTGTGTTCTATCCTCAGTTCTGCCTCCTGGAGACTCTTGTTACAGCCATTGTGGATGAAGTGGGCAATGACTGGATCATCCGTCGGAAAACCTTTGTGACTCTGGGTGTAGCTGTGGTGGGGTTCTTGCTGGGAGTTCCCCTCACCACACAGGTATGGGGCAAGGGGAGCAGAACATGGCTATGTGAATCTGCTGTGAGAACGGACACAGAGGTGGGCTTAGTAAGAGGTTAAAAGGGCTTCTGTTAGCCAAGGGGACTTGGGCTGACCTCTATTGactgctttcctccccctccccaggctggcaTCTACTGGCTGTTACTGATGGACAACTATGCAGCAAGCTTCTCTCTGGTTGTCATTTCATGCATCATGTGTGTCTCTATCATGTACGTCTATGGTAAGTACCCTGCCTGTTGCAGGATACCATCTAATGGACAGCCCGTCATTTGCTGCCTCATTCAGGGGCAAAGCAAGGTAGGGCCCCACGTGACCCTTCTCCCTTGCAAAAATGAAGTCAGAATAGGGCTGGACAGTGATTGCATGGAGTGGCTGAAATCAGGCTACAGAAAGGAATCATGTCTACACTACAGGGCTGACAGCAGCATCCCCTGAAATGGGATGGCCCTCCTCAAACCTGGAACTGGCTAATATTGCATAGAACACATGTGAGGGGGAAAGGGATTTTTAAAGTCCTCACCCAGGAGCCTGGTCATCTCTCCCATCTGGCTGAAATGTAGCAATGTTTAAAGAGGTGTGAGAACCACCATGTATCTCCACTTGCCTAATTTGGCACAGTGAGCCAGAAACCCTCCATTTGTTGAGAAAGGGGGGCCACTACACTGGAGTAGTAGACATGTATATTTCTGAGTTGCACCCTAAAAttcaggaaggagagagggctaggATGGGTAGAAGCCTGGGAATCGGCAGGTTGTGCTTGTTCATTTTCAAAGATTCGCCACCAGCTTAGTTTCTCCAGTATTAATGTCAGCCATGTTTCCTATTGACTCCCAAGGCTACATAGAATGAATAGTACTCAGGCAGTCTGGTCTGTTGCCACATCCACTCTGCTGACCGGCTGTTCTTTGCCTCTGCTCCACCCAGGGCACCGAAACTACTTCAAGGACATTGAGATGATGCTGGGTTTCCCACCCCCCATGTTCTTTCAGATCTGCTGGAGGTTCATCTCTCCTGTTATCATCTTTGTGAGTGTCGGAAGGGGAAAGCTTCGTGGGGCGAGTATGTGACTAGTCACCTGACTGGCAGTAGGGGAGGAAGCCCAATGGAAACGGGTGGGGAAGTTAACAGTGTGGGACTGgatggacaggaggctggatccctgcaggctttgcctctataagtcttctctctccctcctctcccagttCATCCTTGTGTTCACAGTGATCCAGTATCGACCCATCACCTACAATACCTACATCTACCCCAGCTGGGCCATCACCATTGGCTTCCTCATGGCGCTGTCCTCTGTGGTCTGCATTCCAATCTATGCCGTGTTCTGCATCTGGCGCTCTGAGGGGGACTCTCTACTGCAGGTGAGGCTGCGCAAGGATGGGGAGAACACAGCAGCCTTGTGGACCTGACGGGGGTAGCATGTGCTTCTCAGTGGCAGGCAGGGTGTCCACCACCATTATCTCCTCTCGCATTTCCTGTCTTTTCAGCGTTTGAAAAACGCCACCCGGCCAAGTCGTGATTGGGGCCCAGCCCTTGCGGAGCACCGAAGCGGCCGTTATGCATCTGTGCTCAGCCCCTCCATGGAGTCCCAGCTGGAGGTGCAGTTGCTGAACCCCGAAAAACCCAAGAGTGATGAAGGTGGCGTGGCTGTTGCCATCTGTGTTGGAAGCAATGGCTCTACCCACAGCCAGGACTCCAGGATCTGAACCTTAGCCTGGGAGGCGGGGCAGGAAGCCCTCCTTgcgcctcccctttccccacctgCCCTGGTCCTCCAAACCCTACTCTGCTCAGATACACTACAGCGCCCCCACTGGGTGGGGGAGCCCTGGCTCCCAGGCTGTGCCGGACTCTGGAGGGGTGGCTGTgcattcccaccccacccacctcattaGTGCCCCTGTGCCATCTTGTAACCCTCATGTTTACAGTAATGTTCAGAGGGCCCCAATTCACAGCCAGGACCAGGggtcagaaggggggagggtatGTACTGGTTGAATAGTTTGGGGTGCCTTAAAAGGGTACCAGGAGGAGGGTAGGTGGAAACCGCAGTGGGTCAGCAGCCCCTTTGGGGGCAGTTTCTGGCAGCTGCACCTAGGCCCAGGGGGTCTGGAATCCATTGGGGGTGGCATGCCCCTTACTGCCCTGGATCAGGGCGATGGGGACTGGCCCCACAGAGAAGTGAAtggaaatttggggtggggtgtcAGGGTGGGGAGAATTGGACAGTAGATGTAAATGTAATCCAGACATTCTTGGCAACGCTTGGCCTTGGGGTAGGCAGCTGCGGGCCCATGTGTGGGTTCTTCAGAAGATGCATTGAAGACTGTTCATGACCCACATCTGCGCTTACCTCACCGCTCTCATGTCTTGAACAAGTGAGGTAGTTCCCCCATCCCTATCGAGAGGCACTTCTAGTCATGGTGCCCAGCCAAGGAGACACTCTTGCTAGAATCTATTTAATAGGTTTAACAAATGAACAACTGGAGGGCGGAATGGGTGAGAGATCTCTCCCTAACATCAGCTGCAgccagggagggcaggggagcATTGTCAGTCAGGCACATGCTCAGATCCAGTCTAACCTAGCCTAGCTTGCATGCATAGGGGTGGATGCAGCACACATACCATCTCTCATACACATGCAGCCAGAACTCCATATCTATATTTAGTTTTTAAACATACACCATGTCTCACACATGCACACCAAGCATCTGTATACACCATGTGACCATGACACAAATCCAGAGCAGTATCACATGTGCTGGGTAACCTGTGCAAGCCAATGCACCAGTGTTCCTACAGCATCTTCTGAGCAATCATCCGAGCCCACTCTTCTGGACACTGACCCTGGGGGCCTGACACTTGAGCCCTGTAGTGGGTAGGAAGGGTTTCTAAAGCACTGTCTTATGCCCCTCCTCTGAGAGGAGCAATGAACTTGACTGGCGGGGGGTCCTGTATTGGCAAGACCCCATTGGGACCTAGCCCTGCCCCATCCTTTCGGGGAAGGGGCAGAGCCAACCATGGTGCTAAGAACAGATGATGTGCCAGGTCCTGTCCACACACTTAGGGGAAGCACAAAAGAAACAAAGCACAGGCTTCCTGATAGGCTGTCCTCAGCCCGGCCTGGGCTCCATGCATCCCACTCCTCCAGTATTAGTGGGGAGGCAGAAACTGCCAGCCCCTTGCCCAAGGCATGGAGGGGTCAGCCAGAGACATTGGCCCTACGTCTGGCCACAAAACCTGACACAAAGCAAGGCCCGTGCTGGCTCAGGTGGGTAGATGTTACTAATGGTTCTGTCTTCCAGCCTCATCTTCCCTTTGTTTCCATTTCAGTGTTGCTGCCTGCACTTTAGCCCTAGAAATGCCGAGTGGAGGGGACAGGAGGCCCTGGCAGTTCCTATCCTGCTCTCTACCCTGTGGCAATGCCACCAAGTCACCTTGCAGTGCCAAATGGTGCATGCAGGGGGCACCACTCATCTCTTGATCGTGCACAATCGCTATGGTGTAGCCATGATGCCATTAGCAAGGGTGCATTCGGTTCCCCTCCCGCGTGGTAACTGTTGTAGCCAGTGCTATTGGCACAGTGGCCTGCTGGTGCTATTGGCACAGTGGCCAGTGATTAAGTGCCAAATGTCTGCACCATGAGCAGACAGGGGGAGGGCAGATGGCTCATTGCCAGGGTGGTACTTTTGTCCTAAGACTTCAGCATCCagtcttttcttctctcccccctccctccctcccctgtacCAGTGAAGCACTATTTAATGCATGGTTCCATGTCTGTCCTTCCTTCTTAGTTCAAGTATGGCAACTGCCATTGCTGTCTCTTATTGTTCATAGCAATAATTGTGATGCGTCTCCCATACTGTGACTCTTCCAGTTGTAGATTTTTAAAGTCTGATAGATTTTAATGAAATTTATATTCCTGAGCCTAGGTTGGTGCTGTCTGTTTTTGCAGGAATGGGAAAAGGGGGCAGCTCTCAGGGTCATAGTTGCTCCCCCACAATGCTAACACAAAGACCACCGTGGGTTGGGGCTGAGAAGGAGAAGAATCTCAGCCTTTGGGGTGCTTGCAAGAGGATGACCAGTGTGGAAAGGGATACATTGCCTCCCTTCTACTTTCTGGAAACCCCAGAACTCCCCTAACCTGTACAGGAGGAGGAGCTAAAGTGACAGCAAATGAACCCACGAAGCCACAGAGCAAACTGCCATTCCCAAAGTGCATCATGGGAGCAGAAAACAAGGCTtcaaaaggaggagagggtgaTCTCATTTCCCTAGCTGGGCCCTTTGCATCGCAGCAACCTCACACGGGGGCACGGGCGTGGCAGTGGGCAGGGTTCtgggggaggtgctgggtggAAGGCCGGGACCACCCCTGCTATTGCCATCCTGCAGGCTGAAATGAGCCTACTTCCCTTGGGAGGTCCTGCAGGAACAGGGCTGTGGAGCTGAGTGTCCTTGTCCTTCCACGCTTGCCTGAGTTCCTCTTGCTGCAGCTGTCCCTCCAGGCTTTTTTCTGAGTGGCTGCTCCGTGGAAGTGTACGATGGCATAAAGAAGTAGCTTGATTCCTGGGACTGGGTGAAGAAACTGGAGCGGCCTCCCCAAAGTCTGGTCCTTTTGTAGCACCTTCCAAATGGCTGCAGAATAAAGGGAATAGGGTTAAGCAGGCATCACCCAACCTACCTAAAAAACCCAAAGGAGAGCAGCTTCAGATGCTGTAGCAGACCTAATGGGTCCTCAGTGCTGTAGAGAATGACTCTCCATCAGCCCCAATTTAATATGGCAGGAACGCTAGACACTCTACAATGATGGGCCAAGTTCTGAACCACACCTGTCACCTTCAGTCCCAGATTCTTTCTAATTCTGCAGATGGCCTGATGACCTTGCTTTTTAGATGTTCCCATCTTACCTCGGCTGAGGCTGGTAGCTGGTACTCCCAAGCAGCTGTGGCATGAGGGAAAGACGAGGGAACAGCGGCAACTGGCTCAGCTGCAAGTCTCGCTCCATGGCATGCTTCTCCTCTTGCAGTTCTGTGGAGAGAAGTTTGCTTTCAAGAGGATGACTGTTGGCACAAGGAAAttgttccctttcctcctccctttacCCTGAACATAGAGCCAGGGCTCTGCATACCAGCCACGGTGGGCTCATGTGTTGTCTCTAGCAACCGTGCAGCCTGGTCATGTGCCTTTTCCAGTTGATACTATGGAACAAGGAAACAGTCAAAACCAAGGGGAAAGAGAATGCTGAGGGTGATGCTTTCGGTTTTCCCAGAGATTGTATACAGAGAATTCTCCCAAGTCTTCCAGCCATTTTAGTGACTGCCGGAGGCTAATGGACAGAACAGCAGAACATGTAAGCTGCACCACCTGCGAGCTTGTGGAATTCCTAGCCTAGTGCTGCAGAGCATAGCGGGACAAGCAGAGGTCCAGGGAACAGGAGtgttgcagctcagcatggaATTGTTACCCCCCCCCAGGTGCTGCccagctcctctccctccccctcaactAACAACAGATGGAGCTGGGATGGTGAtaatgtcaacccccccccttgAAGAATTCAACCCCTGTTTTGTAAGCCAGCAGAGAGGCTGGCCCTAGGACCAACTGTGAGTTATTGACAGGTCAATCTGTGGTTGTGGAAGGGAGGAATACTGGATGAAGAAGCGTGAGACAGAAGGCCTAAGGCAGAGTGCAAACTTgtctcacagccccccccccaaaaaaaagcagacTCTTGCTTTGCCCCTTGGAAGTGCATGTGACAGATGtgccataagggggggggggcttgtctgcAGAAGCCACACTTGGGGCAGGAAGGACCCAAACCCTACCTGTAAATGAGAGATGCATTTTTCTAAAGCACAGCATTCATCTTCTAGCAGGGTCCTAAAAGAAATGGGATTGCCCATGATACCCATCAGGTGTGGGAGGCTCACAGCAAAAAGCAAATGCCAACTGTATCAATTTATACAGACAGAGTGATCTATGCACTTCTTGTTACAGGGCTATGgcagtttaaaaattaattaggaaAGAAGGTGGTCCActacctctttaaaaaaaaaaaaggtaaaggtaacccctgtgcaagcaccagatcatgtctgacccttggggtgatgccctctttAACAGGAGCAGTTGGGAGGAAATGTTCTGGCCCACATTTGAAGCACTTCAGAAGAAGATTCTTCCTGTGCAAAAGGCACAGCTATTGGCAATTGTAAAATACCTCCGCATACACTCTGCTAGGTTCCCAGTTCAGAGATTCTTAAGTTGCTGACAGGCAAAGTGTTTTGGGAATGTCATGGGTCAACAAACAGCAACCATGATTCCTACTGGCCTGCAATCTGCAGAATGCTCAGTTGCACAGTGTGGAAGAACAATGACAAAACCCTTTGTATCATCTTTTTTTGACACTCTGAGGGGGCCCAAGGGCTGCACCCAGACAGGATTTCCACTCTTCCACTCTCAACTGCCATATTTGCTGGGCCACAGGCTCCCTGACCTAGAAGGCATCTTGTTTTTAGCCTCCACCTGGTAGGTTAAAAGAGATGCCTCTTCTCATACAtctgaggggaaaggaggggaggccaCAAACCCTGCTTGATATGGCTCATCCATTTTACCTGCACAGGGCAGGCTATACAGCAGGGACTGTGTATGCCCACAGCAAAGAGCACTGGAAAAGGGACTTGATGATTCTCATTGTTTTCAAGCCTGTGGCACACAGCCGgtggaaggaggagaaaaggagcTTCAAATGCAAACTGAGTTTATTGACACATTTTCACGCTCTCGTTTCCAGCTGAATGCTTGCGATGAGTTTACCAGGCTCTACCACTAGGTGTCCTGATATACATCCCTCTGCTATCCACATCAGTCACCCCTTAACTTCATACAATCCCTTCTCACCTTcatcatcgggggggggggggggggcagaatggagCACATAGCAAAGTTGTACAAAAACAAACTTACCGGAGTCGAAAGGCTACCTCACCAAAATGGTTGATGTTCAGTTTATTACAGAGAGGTCCCAGGGAGTCATTGATGGCAGTGGAGGATGGCAGACTAGGGAAACAGGAAGAGGGTTAATCATAGGCAACAGGCGACCCTAGGGGAAACCTCTGGAATCTGACAGACTCAGTACCTGCAACTGGCCATTCCTGCATTAGCTAAACCTTAGGAATGGGGCATAATAgttctggactccccccccccctccggaaccatttgccagatgtttggaagccgtgacgaaatggttcgagcagagtcgcctgagactcaacccctccaagatggaggtcctgtggctgggaggcagaggacaGGATCAAGAAGcacgcctacccaccctggcaggagcggaACTTACTATCGCGTCCCagaccaggaatctgggtgtgaccatcgaagcctccctgactatggaggctcaggtcaagagagtagccggccaggcatacttccaccttcgccaggcccgactactagagccctatctgtcccctgaacacttagccacagtgatccatgcaacggtcacctccagaatagatttctgtaactcgctctacataacTCGCTCtacttgtccttgacccggaaactacagctggtacaaaatgcagctgccagggtcctcactggcacatcttggagggcccacatccagccggtgctgaggcagctgcattggttgccaattgctgtccggatccagttcaaggttctggttttaaactttaaggccttacgtgggttgggacctacatacctgagggaccgccagttgctctatgcccccccagggccttatgctctgcgggtgaaaatctgctggtcattcacggccctagggaagcacgcctggcctcaaccaggaccagggcctttttggtcctggccccgacctggtggaatgagatcccaggagagctgtgggccctgcgggatctttcaacgttctgcggcgcctgtaaaatggagctcttctgccaggtctatggatgtGGCCGGGGCTGGCAAGATAGATCTATGTCCCCCCTGGGATCCgaagtgaacatcatcaggaTCGTCATCATCCTTCACCACCCCACTAgtagtggggggtgggagttgGGTTTTTATTGATCTTTCCGCCATATTGGGaatattttatgtcttttaatggggttctaatggggttttaagacattgtgacccgccatgagccgcaagggagtggcgggaaatacattagtagcagtagcagtatcTGGCTGCAAGATTTACCCAGAAGGAAGGTTTTATTTTTTCTGAGATGAAAATCTAAAAATCCAGCTAATgtgaaaataaatgcaaatgtgtATGCTAGCTAACCACTCTTAGCTTTATAGCAGAAGCTATAAGTGTCCCTTTAGGGTGCTCCCTCAGCTTGATAGCTAAAGTCAGCCTGTGTTTCTGTAGCATATGCTGTTCTTCAAGAAGAGAGGCGATGCCTCTCAACTCAGGAATCAGAAAAACTTCCAAGTCTGGTATTTATTGCAAAATAGGGGAAACCACTGCAAATTATAAATCATCTTGGGGCAAAAATCAACCCAAATCTCAGATTTGAAGAAAACTGGCCAAAAGAATGGGATAGATGGATTAAACTGGAAAGAAGATACAGTGGATATGAAGGAGCACAACCattcatctctgctgcctggaagcGGCTTTTCACAGCCTCTTCAACAGATGAAGTTACCGTCTAAGATACTGACTTGTAAGATGAACACCACCAACAGCATACCCATGCGGTTCTGTAACTAAATCTTTCTAGGCCCATACTTCAACAGGACCGAAGCAGAAATCAACTACACACAGCAATCACTGGCAAGCCCTGTGAAGTCTGTAAGAAGGGACAGTACTCAGCCACACACACAACCACCACTAGCAAGAACTAATCATGGTTAGGCTTCAGACTGTTAGTCTTTTCACATATGGATCAGCCCTGAATTCTGCCGCAAAGCCAGGGTACCCAAGGTGTTTTGGAGTACAGATGTCAGCCCAGGGCTCCATTCTAAGGGCAACCTTGCTTGCCAAAGCTCTCTCTAGGCCTTACCCGATGAGGGCGCTGCTCCCAGAGGAAGGCCGTCCAACTCCAGCATCTCCCTTCAGAGCAAAGGTGACCACATGGGGGCTGTATTTAG
The nucleotide sequence above comes from Paroedura picta isolate Pp20150507F chromosome 4, Ppicta_v3.0, whole genome shotgun sequence. Encoded proteins:
- the CCDC24 gene encoding coiled-coil domain-containing protein 24 encodes the protein MLPSLGPSGQPVQAVPSLWRMVEEQVAPSERLEVKTILGDDAVERSLELHAEVQTLLEFYQEIQLDHSTLERSPSQGAGSLLSAPPHLKELMREEIRLLLRGLQQKALQEGRDQDGAISKYSPHVVTFALKGDAGVGRPSSGSSALIGLPSSTAINDSLGPLCNKLNINHFGEVAFRLRTLLEDECCALEKCISHLQYQLEKAHDQAARLLETTHEPTVAELQEEKHAMERDLQLSQLPLFPRLSLMPQLLGSTSYQPQPSHLEGATKGPDFGEAAPVSSPSPRNQATSLCHRTLPRSSHSEKSLEGQLQQEELRQAWKDKDTQLHSPVPAGPPKGSRLISACRMAIAGVVPAFHPAPPPEPCPLPRPCPRVRLLRCKGPS